The window CTTTCTCAATTGAAATTCCAACTGATAACGTGACTGATCAAAAGCAATCAGGACGTTGCTGGTTATTTGCGGCATTGAATGTTTTACGTCACAAGTTCGCTAAGCAATATCACGCAAAGAACTTTACTTTTTCACAAAGCTATCTCTTCTTCTGGGATCGAATTGAAAGAGCAAATATTTTCTTCAATCATATCTTAGAAACTGCGGATAAACCTGTGGATGATCGAACTGTGCACTTTTACTTACAAGCACCAGATACTGATGGTGGGCAATGGCATATGGCTGTTTCATTAATTAGAAAATATGGTTTAGTGCCAACTTATGCACAAGATGAGAGCTTTACTGCCAACAATACAGCAGCATTTAATCAAGCCTTGAACATGAAATTACGTGAAGACGGACTAGTTTTACGCAAACTTGCTCAAGAAGGCAAAGAAGATGATATTGAGCAAAAACGCCAAGAATTTTTAAGTGAAGTTTACCGTATGGCTGTAATTGCTTTTGGACAACCTGTGCACAAGTTTGATTTAGAATTTAAAGATGATGATGGAAAGTACAAGTTAGATCAAAATCTTACTCCCGTAGACTTTTTCCACAATTACTTTGAAGATGATTTGGATGATTATGTTGTTCTCTTTAACGCGCCAGACCATGAATATGACAAGCTTTATGCATTTCCATTTGAGGATAATGTTGAGGGCGGAAGTCCAATTAGATTTTTAAATACAAATATCGAAAATCTTAAGGAAGCTGCTATTAAGCAATTAAAAGATGGTGAAACGATCTGGTTTGGTTGTGATGTAGGCAAGCAAAGCGACCGTCAAAAGGGTATTTTAGCTGCTGACTTATATGAAACAGATACTATTTTTAATATTGAAACTAAATTAAATAAGAAAGAGCGTCTTGAAACTGGTGCTAGTGGCTCTACTCATGCGATGACCTTTGTTGGAGTAGATGTAGTTGATGGTAAGCCTCGTCAATGGAAAGTTGAAAATTCTTGGGGAACTAAAGTTGGTG of the Lactobacillus isalae genome contains:
- a CDS encoding C1 family peptidase, coding for MAHELTLDEIAKFQQDYQQNKQNKIAELAVVNNGVQKASFNSEGIRDLNRTFSIEIPTDNVTDQKQSGRCWLFAALNVLRHKFAKQYHAKNFTFSQSYLFFWDRIERANIFFNHILETADKPVDDRTVHFYLQAPDTDGGQWHMAVSLIRKYGLVPTYAQDESFTANNTAAFNQALNMKLREDGLVLRKLAQEGKEDDIEQKRQEFLSEVYRMAVIAFGQPVHKFDLEFKDDDGKYKLDQNLTPVDFFHNYFEDDLDDYVVLFNAPDHEYDKLYAFPFEDNVEGGSPIRFLNTNIENLKEAAIKQLKDGETIWFGCDVGKQSDRQKGILAADLYETDTIFNIETKLNKKERLETGASGSTHAMTFVGVDVVDGKPRQWKVENSWGTKVGEKGYFVMDDKWFDEYLFKVVVKKQYLPEKLVKIAEGEATPVPCWDSMA